One region of Polynucleobacter sp. MWH-Aus1W21 genomic DNA includes:
- a CDS encoding cytochrome c1 yields the protein MKRILQTLMGVCQATVLVAALSFGVNANANEGGFPLDKAPDRVSSNASLQNGAKIFVNYCLNCHAASSMRYNRLRDIGLTDQQIKDNLILTDAKVGDLMTIAMTPKEGKAFFGKTPPDLSVEARARGIDWLYTYFRTFYKDDTTQTGWNNLVYPNVGMPHVLWQLQGERAAKFEERKDPHDPSRMEKVFVGFEQLTPGTMKSQEYDDNIADLVAFMSWMAEPVQLERKRLGVIVLLFLAVFTLLAWRLNKAYWKDIH from the coding sequence ATGAAACGAATTCTGCAAACTTTGATGGGCGTCTGCCAAGCAACGGTATTGGTTGCGGCCCTCAGCTTTGGTGTTAACGCCAATGCAAATGAAGGTGGCTTTCCTTTGGATAAGGCCCCTGACCGCGTAAGTAGTAATGCCTCGTTACAAAACGGCGCAAAGATTTTTGTCAACTATTGCTTAAACTGCCATGCAGCATCAAGCATGCGTTACAACCGTTTGCGTGATATTGGATTGACAGACCAGCAAATCAAAGACAATTTGATTTTGACTGACGCCAAGGTTGGAGATTTGATGACTATTGCCATGACGCCTAAAGAAGGAAAGGCGTTCTTTGGTAAAACTCCACCAGACTTATCGGTTGAAGCTCGTGCACGTGGCATTGATTGGCTCTATACCTATTTCCGTACTTTCTATAAAGACGATACAACCCAAACTGGTTGGAATAATTTAGTTTATCCAAACGTTGGCATGCCACACGTACTCTGGCAGTTGCAGGGTGAGCGTGCTGCGAAGTTTGAGGAGCGCAAAGATCCTCATGATCCAAGCAGAATGGAAAAGGTATTTGTAGGCTTTGAGCAATTAACCCCAGGCACTATGAAGTCACAAGAGTACGACGACAATATCGCCGACTTGGTTGCTTTCATGTCATGGATGGCTGAGCCAGTCCAGTTGGAGCGCAAACGTCTTGGCGTCATCGTGCTCCTGTTCCTGGCTGTCTTTACTCTCCTAGCTTGGCGTTTGAATAAAGCTTATTGGAAAGACATTCATTAA
- a CDS encoding phasin family protein yields MNQDQITAKLSQINSKGLEATFSLSEAALENAQKLAELNYAASKDALVNTQDSIQQVLTAKDPKQVTEIFTADSLQAAGNQAVAYQKKVSKVLRDSNKEFVNVVDANIDQLQDGFQDWINTVAANAPAGSEAFLSSFKTVYGSALQGFEQFRAASKEAFATAEKTADQAIETVQGQIAQVKKSATPASRSRKAA; encoded by the coding sequence ATGAACCAAGATCAAATCACCGCTAAATTGTCCCAAATTAACAGCAAAGGCCTTGAGGCTACATTTTCTTTGAGCGAAGCTGCTTTGGAAAATGCTCAGAAATTGGCTGAGTTGAACTACGCTGCCTCTAAAGACGCATTGGTAAATACACAAGACAGCATTCAGCAAGTATTGACTGCAAAAGATCCAAAGCAAGTTACTGAAATCTTTACTGCCGACTCTTTACAAGCTGCTGGCAATCAAGCTGTTGCTTACCAAAAGAAAGTAAGCAAAGTATTGCGTGATAGCAATAAAGAATTTGTAAATGTTGTTGATGCAAACATTGACCAATTGCAAGATGGTTTCCAAGATTGGATCAACACGGTTGCTGCAAATGCACCTGCAGGATCTGAAGCTTTCTTGTCTTCATTCAAAACTGTATACGGTAGTGCATTGCAAGGTTTTGAACAGTTCCGCGCTGCTAGCAAAGAGGCTTTTGCTACTGCAGAGAAAACTGCTGATCAAGCAATCGAAACTGTGCAAGGTCAAATTGCTCAAGTTAAAAAATCCGCTACTCCTGCATCACGTAGCCGCAAAGCTGCTTAA
- the grxD gene encoding Grx4 family monothiol glutaredoxin: MDTQAQIKEIVTSHPVVLFMKGTAQFPQCGFSGNAVNILRASGVEKLHTVNVLEDAGIRQGIKEYANWPTIPQLYINGEFIGGSDIMTEMFQSGELQKLVTA, from the coding sequence ATGGATACACAAGCCCAAATCAAAGAAATCGTAACTAGCCACCCCGTTGTTTTATTCATGAAAGGGACTGCACAGTTTCCTCAATGTGGCTTTTCCGGAAATGCTGTGAATATCTTGCGTGCTAGTGGCGTTGAAAAACTCCATACCGTAAACGTCTTGGAAGACGCAGGCATTCGTCAGGGCATCAAAGAATATGCAAACTGGCCCACTATTCCCCAGCTCTATATCAATGGTGAATTTATTGGTGGCTCCGACATCATGACTGAAATGTTTCAGTCCGGCGAACTCCAAAAGCTTGTTACAGCTTAA
- a CDS encoding DNA recombination protein RmuC, whose translation MTFDLSSLLLFGLPLGLCAGLLVYALNLRSALARVELQAQTEVALTQTLRTERDQALQNAIRLETELDSERKQGLGRIESLNEAKEALTNQFKNLANEILEDKSKRFTEQNAASLDALLKPLQTKLTEFKEQVSNSYGNEARERHALKSEIERLANLNLRMSDETRSLTQALKGDSKVQGNWGELVLESILESSGLRKGEEYLVQDSHTQSDGSRLQPDVVIKLPEGRSLVVDSKVSITAYARHAETTDPATAEQELAAHIQSLRQHIQGLSGKNYSSLYGVGSVDFVLMFVPIEPAFLLALKTAPNLYQEALAKNIVLVCPSTLMATLRTVAHLWRQDHQNRNALEIAKQCGNLYDKFVGFVDDLEKLGQRLDQAQTSYHDAFNKLKTGKGNLIRSAEKVRELGVKPSKSLASPLIESSSDFE comes from the coding sequence GTGACTTTTGATTTAAGCTCTCTTCTACTGTTTGGCCTGCCATTGGGATTATGTGCAGGCCTTTTAGTTTATGCCCTTAACTTACGCTCCGCCCTTGCTCGCGTTGAGCTCCAGGCCCAGACAGAGGTTGCGCTAACCCAAACTCTTCGCACTGAACGTGATCAAGCATTACAAAATGCAATTCGTCTTGAGACAGAGCTAGATTCGGAACGCAAACAGGGTTTAGGCAGAATTGAGTCACTCAACGAAGCAAAAGAAGCGCTGACAAATCAGTTTAAAAATTTAGCCAATGAAATCTTGGAAGATAAATCTAAGCGCTTTACCGAACAAAATGCAGCAAGCTTAGACGCCCTTCTTAAGCCTTTGCAAACTAAGCTCACTGAATTTAAAGAGCAAGTAAGTAACTCTTATGGCAATGAAGCTCGCGAGCGCCATGCTCTAAAAAGTGAAATTGAACGCTTAGCAAATCTAAATCTGCGTATGTCAGATGAAACACGTTCTCTAACTCAAGCATTAAAGGGCGATTCCAAAGTTCAAGGCAATTGGGGTGAGTTGGTGCTGGAATCGATCCTAGAATCCTCTGGCCTGCGTAAGGGCGAAGAGTACTTAGTTCAGGATAGCCATACACAAAGCGATGGCTCACGGCTACAACCAGACGTTGTTATCAAACTGCCTGAGGGCAGAAGCCTGGTAGTTGACAGCAAAGTATCGATTACGGCCTATGCCAGACATGCCGAAACCACAGACCCTGCAACAGCCGAACAAGAACTGGCCGCGCATATTCAGTCACTGCGCCAACACATTCAAGGCCTGTCTGGAAAGAACTACAGCTCCCTCTATGGGGTAGGCTCAGTCGACTTCGTTTTAATGTTTGTGCCGATAGAGCCCGCATTCTTACTCGCATTAAAGACTGCGCCCAACTTATATCAAGAGGCGCTAGCCAAGAATATTGTTTTAGTTTGCCCAAGCACTTTAATGGCAACACTGAGAACGGTTGCTCATCTCTGGCGACAAGATCATCAAAATCGCAATGCATTGGAGATCGCAAAACAGTGTGGCAATCTGTACGACAAATTTGTTGGCTTTGTAGATGATTTAGAGAAGCTAGGTCAACGATTAGATCAAGCGCAAACTAGCTATCACGATGCATTTAATAAATTAAAAACTGGTAAAGGCAACCTCATTCGCTCCGCTGAAAAAGTTCGCGAGTTGGGAGTCAAACCCAGCAAGAGCCTGGCTTCGCCACTAATTGAATCATCTTCAGACTTTGAATAA
- a CDS encoding glutathione S-transferase N-terminal domain-containing protein: protein MMVLYSGTNCPFSQRCRLVLFEKGMDFEIRDVDLFNKPEDISVMNPYGQVPILVERDLILYESNIINEYIDERFPHPQLMPPDPVARARARLFLFNFEKELFVHVAALENEKGKAAEKVHEKARLAIRDRLTQLAPIFVKNKYMLGDEFSMLDVAIAPLLWRLEHYGIDLSRNAAALLKYAERIFSRPAYIEALTPSEKVMRR from the coding sequence ATGATGGTGTTGTACTCGGGTACTAACTGCCCATTCTCGCAACGCTGCCGTTTGGTGCTTTTTGAAAAAGGCATGGATTTTGAAATCCGCGATGTTGACTTGTTCAATAAGCCAGAAGACATTTCTGTAATGAACCCATATGGCCAAGTTCCCATCTTGGTTGAGCGCGACTTAATTTTGTATGAATCAAACATCATCAATGAATATATTGATGAGCGTTTTCCTCATCCACAATTGATGCCGCCTGATCCGGTAGCGCGCGCACGTGCACGCCTCTTTCTATTTAATTTTGAGAAAGAGTTATTTGTTCACGTAGCTGCTTTGGAAAATGAAAAAGGTAAAGCTGCTGAAAAGGTTCATGAGAAAGCGCGTTTAGCGATTCGTGATCGTTTGACTCAACTGGCGCCTATTTTTGTAAAGAATAAGTACATGTTGGGCGACGAGTTCTCAATGCTAGACGTTGCGATTGCTCCATTGTTATGGCGCCTTGAGCACTATGGCATCGATCTTTCTCGTAATGCTGCTGCTCTCTTGAAGTACGCTGAGCGTATTTTCAGCAGACCTGCATACATTGAAGCTTTGACTCCTTCTGAGAAGGTAATGCGCCGCTAA
- a CDS encoding MFS transporter, translating to MQIQNSHSYRKVAIAACFGTFLEWYDFLTFATLAVIFAPLFFPSTDPNTALLASLATFGVGMVVRPIGAALFGSMGDRIGRKPVFMITIALMGIATVSVGFLPTYAQAGIWAPILLVSLRLLQGLSAGGEIGGSAVYLTEHAGNERRGFKTSFLQLMGPLGILFSTLQIALLRNYLTPEEFQTWGWRVPFWVSIILLMIAFKARIALEETPIFLELIKNNQNATSPLVTNFRDPHTRKRMFLLFFCISSGGAVLFFCVQVYTAIFLKTSVKLAPATVDQLSLYATLCLLPLTVFAGWLSDKVGRKPVVVSGLLLGAFIILPTFHALKYFGSQYLQLSHQENILLIGLLLTCLSLALALVVGPQTALLAELFPARSRNSAATLPHNLAAGWIGGLLPLTVTWLNQKWGNDMAGLWYPTIFLASAAILALLYLPETKKIDLSI from the coding sequence ATGCAAATTCAGAATTCCCATTCTTATCGAAAAGTAGCAATTGCAGCCTGCTTTGGGACCTTTTTGGAGTGGTACGATTTTTTAACTTTTGCCACTCTGGCCGTTATTTTTGCCCCCCTATTCTTTCCGTCCACAGACCCGAATACAGCCCTTTTAGCAAGCTTAGCGACCTTTGGAGTAGGAATGGTGGTTAGACCCATTGGAGCGGCGTTATTTGGCTCTATGGGCGATCGTATCGGCCGAAAACCCGTATTTATGATCACCATTGCTTTGATGGGTATCGCAACTGTTAGCGTGGGCTTTTTACCTACTTATGCTCAAGCTGGCATTTGGGCTCCCATCTTGCTGGTCAGCCTGCGCCTACTCCAAGGGCTATCTGCAGGCGGGGAGATTGGCGGGAGCGCCGTCTACCTCACCGAACATGCAGGTAATGAACGCAGAGGATTTAAGACAAGTTTTTTGCAGCTGATGGGGCCACTGGGAATCTTATTTTCAACACTGCAAATTGCTTTACTTAGAAACTACTTAACTCCCGAAGAATTTCAGACCTGGGGTTGGCGCGTGCCATTCTGGGTTTCTATTATTTTGCTGATGATCGCTTTTAAAGCTCGCATAGCCCTTGAAGAAACGCCCATCTTTTTAGAGCTGATTAAAAACAATCAGAACGCCACAAGTCCTTTAGTCACTAATTTTCGCGATCCACATACTCGCAAAAGAATGTTTCTTCTCTTCTTTTGCATCTCCTCCGGTGGTGCCGTTCTTTTCTTTTGTGTTCAGGTTTACACGGCAATCTTTTTAAAGACATCCGTTAAATTGGCGCCAGCAACAGTTGATCAACTGAGTCTTTACGCAACCCTCTGCCTTTTACCTTTGACCGTTTTTGCTGGCTGGCTATCAGATAAGGTAGGTCGCAAACCAGTAGTGGTAAGCGGCCTTCTTTTGGGCGCATTTATTATTTTACCGACCTTTCATGCGCTTAAGTATTTTGGCTCGCAATATCTTCAGCTCAGCCATCAAGAAAATATTCTATTGATTGGTTTATTGCTTACTTGTTTATCTCTTGCGCTGGCTTTGGTAGTGGGCCCACAGACCGCACTACTTGCAGAACTATTTCCGGCAAGATCACGCAATAGTGCTGCAACGCTTCCCCACAATCTTGCAGCAGGATGGATAGGTGGTTTACTGCCCCTCACAGTGACTTGGTTAAATCAGAAATGGGGAAATGATATGGCGGGACTTTGGTATCCCACCATCTTCCTAGCGAGCGCAGCAATTCTTGCGCTACTGTATTTGCCAGAAACAAAAAAGATTGATCTGAGTATCTAA
- the petA gene encoding ubiquinol-cytochrome c reductase iron-sulfur subunit, with product MSDKPCMDKDRRNWLIATSAVGGVGAAAALYPFVDSFEPSERAKAAGAAVEIDIAGMQPDEMRMVEWRGKPVWVVRRTPEQVAELSKIDGELADPDSLRDPAQFTPPYAQNQWRSIKPEYLVVVGICTHLGCSPTPKFESGAQPSLPNTWPGGFLCPCHGSTFDMAGRVFKNKPAPDNLEVPPHMYLSDTKILVGEDKKA from the coding sequence ATGAGTGACAAGCCCTGTATGGACAAGGATCGCCGCAATTGGCTGATCGCCACATCGGCGGTTGGAGGCGTAGGTGCAGCTGCAGCCCTTTACCCTTTTGTGGACAGTTTTGAGCCTTCCGAGCGTGCAAAAGCCGCTGGTGCTGCTGTTGAAATCGATATCGCCGGCATGCAGCCAGACGAGATGAGAATGGTTGAATGGCGCGGTAAACCTGTTTGGGTTGTGCGTCGCACCCCTGAGCAAGTTGCTGAGTTGTCCAAGATAGACGGGGAGTTAGCTGATCCAGACTCATTGCGTGATCCAGCTCAATTTACACCTCCTTATGCCCAGAATCAGTGGCGTTCCATTAAGCCAGAGTACCTCGTAGTTGTGGGTATTTGTACCCACTTGGGTTGCTCTCCAACACCTAAATTTGAATCAGGTGCACAGCCTTCTCTGCCAAATACTTGGCCAGGTGGTTTCCTATGCCCATGTCACGGCTCTACTTTCGATATGGCAGGCCGCGTATTTAAAAATAAACCAGCCCCAGATAACCTTGAAGTGCCGCCACACATGTACTTGAGCGACACCAAGATTCTGGTTGGCGAAGATAAGAAGGCCTAA
- a CDS encoding ClpXP protease specificity-enhancing factor — protein sequence MSDVPSNKPYLIRALHQWCTDFGFTPFIAVFVDARVEVPMEFVKNDEIVLNLSIEACHQLQMENDWISFQARFGGVPRKILVPVSHVLAIYARENGQGMSFPFDPAQARDLHIADATDGAPEKPKSTRPSLKIVK from the coding sequence ATGTCTGACGTCCCAAGCAATAAACCCTATCTAATCCGTGCTCTACATCAGTGGTGCACGGATTTTGGCTTTACACCCTTCATTGCTGTTTTTGTGGATGCTAGGGTGGAGGTGCCGATGGAGTTTGTAAAGAATGATGAGATTGTCCTAAACCTCTCCATCGAAGCCTGCCATCAGCTGCAGATGGAAAATGACTGGATAAGTTTCCAGGCAAGATTTGGTGGCGTTCCACGAAAGATTTTGGTGCCCGTGAGTCACGTGTTAGCAATCTACGCCAGGGAGAATGGACAGGGTATGTCCTTCCCGTTTGACCCAGCGCAAGCTAGGGATCTACATATTGCCGATGCTACTGATGGGGCCCCAGAAAAGCCTAAATCTACGAGACCTTCCTTGAAGATTGTGAAATAG
- the mscL gene encoding large conductance mechanosensitive channel protein MscL, whose product MSVLKEFRDFAVKGNVIDLAVGVIIGGAFGKIVDSLVNDIVMPVISSLLGGHIDFTNLFIVLGHIPEGVPRTFDALKKAGVPIFAYGNFITISINFILLAFVIFQMVKVVNKIRIMDALPPPPVPEDVMLLREIRDSLKK is encoded by the coding sequence ATGAGCGTTTTAAAGGAATTTCGGGACTTCGCCGTAAAGGGCAATGTGATTGATTTGGCGGTCGGCGTCATTATTGGCGGAGCTTTCGGGAAAATAGTCGATTCCCTGGTAAATGACATCGTTATGCCGGTTATTTCAAGCCTTTTAGGGGGTCATATCGACTTTACGAACCTTTTTATCGTTCTTGGGCATATTCCAGAAGGCGTTCCGAGAACCTTTGACGCCCTCAAAAAAGCGGGGGTTCCAATTTTTGCTTATGGGAACTTCATCACCATTTCAATCAATTTCATACTTTTAGCCTTTGTCATCTTTCAAATGGTCAAAGTGGTTAACAAGATTCGCATCATGGATGCATTGCCTCCGCCACCAGTACCAGAGGATGTAATGCTGCTTCGCGAGATTCGCGACAGTCTAAAAAAATAA
- a CDS encoding cytochrome bc complex cytochrome b subunit, whose translation MAFHEKEVPADASAAVKLMAWVDSRLPVTDAFKRHMSEYYAPKNLNFFYIFGALAIVVLAIQIITGIFLVMNYKPDAAKAFESVEYIMREVPWGWLIRYMHSTGASMFFVVVYMHMFRGLIYGSYRKPRELIWIFGCAIFLCLMGEAFFGYLLPWGQMSYWGAQVIVNLFSAIPFIGPDLSLWLRGDYVVGDATLNRFFAFHVIAIPLVLIGLVAAHILALHEVGSNNPDGVEIKENLDANGHPVDGIPFHPYYSVHDVMYLGGFLMVFACIVFFAPEMGGYFLEANNFIPANPFVTPTHIAPVWYFTPFYSMLRATTTNFLLPLWIFLAIILGMFAKTSSDKKVKGACAAIAVILAAGFYLFDAKFWGVVIMGGSVVIMFFLPWLDKSPVKSIRYRPQFHKYIYGVFVVSFIILGYLGIEPPSPVFEKISQICTIYYLGFFLAMPFWSKLGTFKPVPTRVTFESH comes from the coding sequence ATGGCATTTCACGAAAAAGAAGTTCCTGCAGACGCTTCAGCCGCCGTAAAGTTAATGGCATGGGTTGACTCACGTTTGCCTGTTACGGACGCATTCAAGCGTCATATGAGTGAGTACTACGCTCCTAAGAACTTGAATTTTTTCTACATCTTTGGTGCATTAGCGATCGTTGTTTTAGCAATTCAAATCATTACCGGTATTTTCTTGGTAATGAACTACAAGCCAGATGCGGCTAAAGCATTTGAGTCTGTTGAATACATCATGCGCGAAGTGCCATGGGGTTGGTTGATTCGCTACATGCATTCAACTGGCGCCTCGATGTTCTTCGTTGTGGTTTACATGCACATGTTCCGTGGTTTGATCTACGGTTCATATCGCAAGCCACGTGAACTCATTTGGATTTTCGGTTGCGCAATCTTCTTGTGCTTGATGGGTGAGGCGTTCTTCGGATACTTGCTCCCATGGGGTCAAATGTCCTATTGGGGCGCACAAGTTATTGTGAACTTGTTCTCTGCAATTCCATTCATCGGCCCAGACCTGTCTTTATGGTTGCGTGGTGACTACGTTGTGGGTGATGCAACTCTCAACCGCTTCTTTGCATTCCACGTGATTGCCATTCCTTTGGTATTAATTGGCTTGGTTGCTGCTCACATACTTGCCTTGCATGAAGTTGGCTCAAATAATCCTGATGGTGTAGAGATTAAAGAGAACTTGGATGCCAACGGTCACCCGGTTGACGGCATTCCATTTCACCCTTACTACAGCGTTCACGACGTAATGTACTTGGGCGGATTCCTGATGGTTTTTGCTTGCATTGTTTTCTTTGCTCCGGAGATGGGCGGGTACTTCTTGGAAGCTAATAACTTCATCCCTGCAAATCCATTCGTAACGCCGACACACATTGCACCAGTTTGGTATTTCACGCCGTTCTACTCTATGTTGCGTGCAACTACTACTAACTTCTTATTGCCGTTGTGGATCTTCTTGGCCATCATTCTTGGAATGTTTGCTAAAACCTCAAGCGATAAAAAAGTGAAGGGTGCATGTGCCGCAATTGCAGTTATTTTGGCCGCTGGTTTCTATTTGTTTGACGCTAAGTTCTGGGGTGTTGTGATCATGGGCGGTTCAGTTGTGATCATGTTCTTCTTGCCTTGGCTTGATAAGTCACCAGTGAAATCGATTCGCTATCGTCCACAGTTCCATAAATATATTTATGGTGTGTTCGTTGTGAGTTTCATTATCTTGGGTTACTTAGGTATTGAGCCGCCATCACCAGTATTTGAAAAGATTTCTCAGATTTGTACGATTTATTATCTGGGCTTTTTCTTGGCAATGCCTTTCTGGAGCAAGCTTGGTACATTCAAGCCAGTTCCAACTCGCGTTACTTTTGAATCCCATTAA